Proteins from a single region of Segatella copri:
- a CDS encoding DUF4141 domain-containing protein — protein MTICLFLLMVGKASAQWSVIDPTNIAQSIINSSNNIVHTSSTAQNMINNFKETVKIYEQGKKYYDALKSVNNLVKDARKVQQTILMVGDITDIYINNYQKMMHDDNFSVEELSAIGFGYTKLLEESNDVLTELKNVVNITTLSMTDKERMDVVERCYSKMKRYRNLVSYYTNKNISVSYLRAKKKNDLDRIMGLYGKSNEKYW, from the coding sequence ATGACAATCTGCCTGTTCCTGCTGATGGTAGGAAAGGCAAGCGCACAGTGGTCTGTCATAGATCCTACCAACATTGCGCAGAGTATCATCAACTCGTCCAACAACATCGTCCACACGTCTTCGACGGCTCAGAACATGATCAACAACTTCAAGGAGACCGTGAAAATTTACGAGCAGGGCAAGAAGTACTACGATGCGCTGAAGTCGGTGAACAACCTCGTCAAGGACGCACGCAAGGTGCAGCAGACCATCCTCATGGTGGGTGACATCACGGACATCTACATCAACAACTACCAGAAGATGATGCACGATGACAATTTTTCCGTGGAGGAACTCTCCGCCATCGGCTTCGGCTACACCAAACTGCTGGAGGAAAGCAACGATGTGCTGACAGAACTGAAGAACGTGGTGAACATCACGACCCTTTCCATGACGGACAAGGAGCGAATGGACGTGGTGGAACGCTGCTACTCGAAGATGAAGCGTTACCGCAATCTCGTGAGCTACTACACCAACAAGAACATTTCCGTGAGTTATCTGCGTGCCAAGAAGAAAAACGACCTCGACCGCATCATGGGACTCTACGGCAAGTCAAACGAGAAATACTGGTAG
- the traJ gene encoding conjugative transposon protein TraJ, which translates to MDFENLHQILRSLYDEMMPLCSDMTDIAKGLAGLGALFYVALRVWQSLSRAEPIDVFPLLRPFAIGLAIMFFPTIVLGTLNSVMSPIVQGTHSMLETQTFDMNEYRAQKDKLEYEAMKRNPETAYLVSNEEFDKQLDELGWSPGDVVTMAGMYVERGMYSMKKSIRDFFRELLELLFQAAALVIDVLRTFFLIVLSILGPLCFAISVWDGFQSTLTQWFCRYIQIYLWLPVSDLFSTILAKIQVLMLQNDIEALQNDPNFSIEASNGVYIVFLIIGIIGYFTIPTVAGWIIQAGGGIGNYNRNVNTAGSLGGSIAGATAGNVAGRAGRLIKSGFKKI; encoded by the coding sequence ATGGATTTCGAGAATCTTCACCAGATACTGCGTTCCCTGTATGACGAGATGATGCCGCTGTGTTCCGACATGACGGACATTGCCAAGGGACTTGCAGGACTTGGGGCGCTGTTCTATGTCGCCCTGAGGGTTTGGCAGTCACTGTCAAGGGCAGAGCCGATAGACGTATTTCCGCTGCTCCGTCCGTTTGCCATCGGACTTGCCATCATGTTCTTCCCGACCATCGTGCTCGGTACGCTCAACAGCGTGATGAGTCCCATCGTGCAAGGTACACATTCCATGCTGGAGACACAGACCTTCGACATGAATGAATACCGGGCGCAGAAAGACAAACTGGAGTATGAGGCGATGAAACGCAATCCGGAAACCGCATACCTTGTGAGCAACGAGGAGTTTGACAAGCAGCTTGACGAACTCGGCTGGTCACCCGGCGACGTGGTGACAATGGCAGGAATGTATGTGGAGCGTGGCATGTACAGCATGAAAAAGAGCATCCGTGATTTCTTCCGTGAACTGCTGGAGCTGCTATTTCAAGCCGCTGCACTGGTCATAGACGTGCTGAGGACATTCTTCCTCATCGTCCTGTCCATCCTCGGACCGCTTTGTTTCGCCATATCGGTATGGGACGGATTCCAGTCCACGCTGACGCAATGGTTCTGCAGGTACATACAGATTTATCTCTGGCTACCCGTTTCGGACTTGTTCAGTACCATCCTTGCCAAGATACAGGTGCTGATGCTGCAAAACGACATCGAGGCATTGCAGAACGACCCGAACTTTTCCATTGAGGCAAGCAACGGTGTTTACATCGTTTTCCTCATCATCGGAATCATCGGTTACTTCACCATACCGACCGTGGCGGGATGGATCATACAGGCAGGTGGCGGCATCGGCAACTACAACCGGAACGTGAACACGGCAGGCTCACTGGGCGGAAGCATCGCAGGAGCAACGGCTGGAAATGTGGCAGGACGTGCCGGAAGGCTCATCAAGAGCGGATTTAAGAAAATATAG